One part of the Dyadobacter sp. 676 genome encodes these proteins:
- a CDS encoding PspC domain-containing protein → MNKFRYFVENQIFGVCAELGEKLNFPASSIRKYFIYATFMTFGSPIILYLVLAFWMELHQHWRRHNSPTIWEL, encoded by the coding sequence ATGAACAAGTTTAGGTATTTCGTTGAGAACCAAATATTTGGGGTTTGTGCAGAATTGGGAGAAAAGCTGAACTTCCCGGCCAGCAGCATCCGCAAATACTTTATCTATGCTACATTCATGACCTTTGGCTCGCCCATCATCCTGTACTTGGTTCTGGCGTTCTGGATGGAATTGCACCAGCACTGGCGCCGGCACAACAGTCCTACGATCTGGGAACTTTAA
- a CDS encoding YbaB/EbfC family nucleoid-associated protein: MFGNMADMMGLMGKMKDLQSRMKEAQEQLVNITETAESGGGMVKATVNGQKTLISLDVDRDLVNPDDKEMLQDLIVAAVNKAFDNIEPKIKQHLQKATDGVLPNIPGLDLGGFMK, translated from the coding sequence ATGTTTGGAAATATGGCGGACATGATGGGCCTCATGGGTAAAATGAAGGACCTTCAGTCGCGTATGAAAGAGGCACAGGAGCAGCTCGTTAATATCACCGAAACCGCCGAATCGGGTGGGGGAATGGTGAAGGCGACAGTTAATGGACAGAAGACGTTGATCAGCCTGGACGTGGACCGCGATCTGGTGAATCCCGACGACAAGGAAATGTTGCAAGACCTGATCGTGGCGGCTGTCAATAAGGCGTTTGACAATATCGAACCCAAAATCAAACAACATCTGCAAAAGGCAACGGATGGAGTGCTTCCCAACATTCCAGGGCTGGATTTGGGCGGCTTCATGAAATAA
- a CDS encoding glycosyltransferase family 2 protein, giving the protein MTPSVAIVILNYNGQHYLEKFLPKVIEHSEGHAIWIADNASTDHSLEWLDTHYPQLNTLIISENKGYAGGYNDALRRIQADYYILLNSDIEVTENWIAPVIAFMESDPLIAACQPKIRAYDLPTHFEYAGAAGGYMDYLGYPFCRGRIFDTREEDLGQYDDEKDVFWATGACLFVRSSAFHAASGFDESFFAHMEEIDLCWRLLNMRYRITYCGKSTVFHVGGGTLHKSNPRKTFLNYRNNLIMLYKNLPKGRRWKTVLIRLVLDGLSSVRFMATGAWPDVLAIVRAHFAFYRMIPELTRKTQRTRYRAPLYYRSVVWEYFVLGKHKFGKLTGIEPVKVPRS; this is encoded by the coding sequence ATGACTCCCTCTGTTGCGATTGTAATCCTGAATTATAACGGTCAGCATTATCTCGAAAAATTTCTTCCCAAAGTCATCGAACACTCCGAAGGCCATGCCATCTGGATTGCCGATAATGCCTCCACCGACCATTCGCTCGAATGGCTCGATACGCATTATCCGCAGCTGAATACCCTCATTATCAGCGAAAACAAGGGGTATGCCGGAGGTTATAATGACGCTTTGCGCCGCATTCAGGCCGATTATTACATTCTGCTCAACTCCGACATCGAGGTTACCGAGAACTGGATCGCCCCGGTGATCGCATTTATGGAGTCGGACCCGCTTATCGCTGCCTGCCAGCCGAAAATACGTGCGTACGACCTGCCTACCCACTTCGAGTACGCAGGTGCGGCAGGTGGCTACATGGATTACCTCGGCTACCCGTTCTGCCGGGGGCGCATTTTCGACACGCGTGAGGAGGACCTGGGCCAATACGACGATGAAAAAGACGTCTTTTGGGCAACAGGCGCTTGTCTGTTCGTTCGTTCGTCCGCGTTCCATGCCGCGTCGGGGTTCGATGAATCATTTTTCGCCCACATGGAAGAGATCGACCTTTGCTGGCGCTTGCTTAATATGCGCTACCGGATCACGTATTGTGGCAAATCGACGGTTTTTCATGTTGGCGGGGGCACATTGCATAAATCGAATCCGAGGAAAACTTTCCTGAATTACCGCAACAACCTGATCATGCTCTATAAAAACCTGCCGAAAGGGCGCAGGTGGAAAACGGTGCTGATCCGGCTGGTACTCGATGGTCTTTCGAGCGTCCGCTTTATGGCTACCGGCGCATGGCCCGACGTTTTAGCCATTGTCAGGGCACATTTCGCCTTTTACCGGATGATCCCGGAATTGACGCGTAAAACGCAGCGAACGCGTTACAGGGCGCCGCTTTATTACAGAAGTGTAGTTTGGGAATATTTTGTGTTAGGAAAACACAAATTCGGCAAGCTGACCGGCATCGAACCCGTTAAAGTTCCCAGATCGTAG
- a CDS encoding gliding motility-associated C-terminal domain-containing protein: MSYENSCGQKVPVSEPICTILLNKNLTTLNWTGEAPILGGFDGYTVLQTGSSGSSEEIPVQKNTSYTVKLNSQSDLEYNFQIKAASQNGDFESLSNIINYRRNAGVFVPDAFTPNGDGYNDILEAKSTQLQSFSFSVMNRWGVVVFHSDDIAKGWDGTVDGTNAPVGYYYYKMTFVDDIDQTVEKSGTFMLLR; this comes from the coding sequence ATGAGTTACGAAAACTCATGCGGGCAGAAAGTGCCTGTATCGGAGCCGATTTGTACGATACTTTTAAATAAAAATCTGACAACCCTTAACTGGACGGGCGAAGCGCCTATTCTAGGGGGATTCGACGGCTACACGGTACTGCAAACCGGATCGAGCGGAAGTTCGGAGGAAATTCCGGTACAAAAGAACACGAGCTACACGGTGAAACTCAATTCGCAGAGCGATTTGGAATACAACTTCCAAATCAAGGCTGCTTCTCAAAACGGAGATTTCGAGAGCTTGTCCAATATTATCAATTACCGGAGAAACGCGGGCGTGTTCGTGCCGGATGCATTTACGCCGAATGGCGACGGATATAATGATATACTTGAGGCGAAATCCACTCAGCTGCAATCGTTTAGTTTCTCCGTCATGAACCGTTGGGGCGTAGTGGTGTTCCATTCGGATGACATTGCCAAAGGCTGGGACGGCACGGTGGACGGGACGAATGCGCCGGTGGGCTACTATTACTACAAGATGACTTTCGTCGACGACATCGATCAAACTGTTGAAAAAAGCGGTACTTTTATGCTTTTACGGTGA
- a CDS encoding cold shock domain-containing protein, protein MPTGTVKFFNEAKGYGFIVEDDTKKDIFVHVTGLGGLTIRENDQVEYEVVEGKKGLNAVQVKKI, encoded by the coding sequence ATGCCAACAGGTACTGTAAAATTTTTCAATGAAGCTAAGGGATACGGCTTCATCGTGGAAGACGACACAAAAAAGGACATTTTTGTCCATGTTACAGGATTGGGAGGACTTACTATCCGTGAAAACGACCAAGTAGAATACGAGGTCGTTGAAGGTAAAAAAGGACTTAACGCTGTGCAGGTAAAAAAGATATAA
- the lysS gene encoding lysine--tRNA ligase has translation MLLSEQEILRRQKREELMRMGIEPYPAEEFVVNAYAADILKNYENNKIDYKHVTMAGRLMGFRIMGSAAFAEFQDSTGRIQLYFRRDDLCPGEDKTLYNTVFKKLLDIGDIIGVTGFVFTTQTGEISVHVQEFRILNKSLRPLPVVKRDEDGNVHDGFTDPELRYRQRYVDLIVNPEVRDIFVKRARIITTMRSFFDANGWLEVETPVLQSIHGGAAARPFTTHHNALDMDLYLRIATELHLKRLIVGGFEGVYEFGKLFRNEGMDRTHNPEFTTVELYVAYKDYLWMMKMTEEVFEKVALAVNGTTKVKFGDVELDFAGPYPRLSITDAIRQYTGLDVETLDEAAIREQCRAWGMEVNDSMGKGKLIDEIFGEKVESNIIQPTFIIDHPVEMSPLTKKHRTKKGMVERFELFVNGKEIANAYSELNDPIDQKERFEDQLRLKERGDDEAMEMDDDFIRSLEYGMPPTAGIGIGIDRLTMLLTNNASIQEVIFFPQMRPEKKAEIAKESDYVNAGVPAVWIPALQKMNILTIEQLKSANPNKIFNDLGGMRKKLKIEEKMPLLDDVKSWVE, from the coding sequence ATGCTACTTAGCGAACAGGAAATACTGCGCCGTCAGAAGCGCGAAGAACTCATGCGAATGGGTATCGAGCCCTATCCCGCGGAAGAATTTGTCGTGAATGCCTACGCGGCCGACATCCTTAAAAACTACGAGAACAACAAGATCGACTATAAACACGTCACGATGGCCGGCCGGCTGATGGGCTTCCGTATCATGGGAAGCGCCGCATTCGCCGAATTCCAGGACAGCACCGGGCGTATTCAGCTGTACTTCCGCCGTGACGACCTCTGCCCCGGCGAGGACAAGACATTGTACAACACGGTTTTCAAAAAACTGCTCGATATCGGCGACATTATCGGTGTGACAGGGTTTGTTTTTACAACTCAAACCGGTGAAATTTCGGTCCATGTGCAGGAATTCAGGATATTGAACAAGTCGCTGCGCCCGTTGCCGGTCGTGAAACGCGACGAAGACGGCAATGTACACGACGGGTTTACGGACCCCGAACTGCGTTATCGCCAGCGTTATGTGGACCTGATCGTGAATCCCGAAGTACGCGACATCTTCGTCAAACGTGCGCGGATTATCACTACCATGCGCTCTTTCTTCGATGCCAATGGCTGGCTGGAAGTGGAAACACCGGTGTTACAGTCTATTCATGGCGGAGCCGCCGCACGCCCTTTTACCACGCACCACAATGCGCTCGATATGGATTTGTACCTGCGTATCGCGACGGAGTTACATTTGAAACGGCTTATAGTGGGTGGCTTCGAAGGGGTATACGAATTCGGGAAGCTGTTCCGCAACGAGGGCATGGACCGCACCCATAACCCGGAGTTTACCACCGTGGAGCTCTATGTGGCCTATAAGGACTACCTCTGGATGATGAAAATGACCGAGGAGGTGTTCGAAAAAGTTGCCCTGGCTGTGAATGGGACAACGAAAGTAAAATTCGGGGATGTCGAACTCGATTTTGCGGGCCCTTATCCAAGACTGAGTATCACCGATGCGATTAGACAATATACCGGCCTGGACGTAGAAACGCTCGACGAGGCCGCGATCCGCGAGCAATGCCGCGCCTGGGGAATGGAAGTGAACGACAGCATGGGCAAAGGCAAGCTGATCGACGAGATTTTCGGCGAGAAAGTGGAATCGAATATCATCCAGCCTACATTCATTATCGACCACCCTGTCGAGATGTCGCCGCTGACCAAGAAACACCGCACGAAGAAAGGCATGGTAGAGCGTTTCGAGCTGTTCGTGAACGGAAAAGAAATCGCCAATGCCTACTCGGAGCTAAACGATCCGATCGATCAGAAAGAGCGCTTCGAGGATCAGCTCCGACTGAAAGAACGCGGAGACGACGAAGCGATGGAAATGGACGACGACTTCATCCGCTCGCTGGAATACGGCATGCCGCCAACCGCCGGTATCGGGATCGGCATCGACCGCCTTACAATGCTGCTGACGAACAACGCGAGCATCCAGGAGGTCATTTTCTTCCCGCAGATGCGTCCGGAGAAAAAAGCGGAGATCGCGAAGGAATCCGATTATGTGAATGCAGGAGTACCCGCGGTCTGGATTCCGGCGTTGCAAAAAATGAACATCCTGACGATCGAGCAATTGAAAAGTGCAAATCCGAACAAGATTTTCAATGATCTCGGAGGAATGCGTAAAAAACTGAAAATTGAGGAAAAAATGCCCCTGCTGGACGACGTGAAGTCTTGGGTAGAATAG